One region of Oligoflexus sp. genomic DNA includes:
- a CDS encoding ATP-binding protein: MKDERLIDQVIGQDHAVAVVRLAAKQRRFVLLIGEPGTGKSLLGRSMAELLPPVDAYCVASMPNSSDPSCPHVICRPRSEIESAWNKTRLQEKREHFSHNYLLALAALGIILVCGWLIVRDQSYGFALAGLFALAWLWRQRKIPAPHPPLRSAKILVDRPAGHAPFIDATASREGALFGDVRHDPYQSGGGESPPHVLVEPGAVHRAHGGVLYIDEIGNLPVDAQKLLLTAIQDRALPITGRQSGSSGTLIRSEPVPCNFVLVAAGNGDCLKNIIPALRSRILGYGFEVLTASTMADTPEHRRDLERFVAQEVRKDGRIPPFTPEALTEIVAEARRRAATKGQLTTRLRELGGLVRIAGDLAVEEGEAWVHASHVRKAQSYAASIEEQQTMQRIGDASFSGLKPELPARRAHNFSVTQPSTLASFQNADQ, from the coding sequence GTGAAAGATGAGCGGCTCATAGATCAGGTCATCGGCCAGGACCATGCTGTTGCCGTGGTACGACTCGCCGCGAAACAAAGGCGCTTCGTTCTTTTGATCGGTGAACCCGGCACCGGCAAGAGTCTCCTTGGCCGTTCCATGGCCGAACTGCTGCCGCCAGTCGACGCCTACTGCGTGGCCAGCATGCCGAATTCCAGCGATCCATCCTGTCCGCACGTCATCTGTCGGCCGCGTTCAGAAATAGAAAGCGCCTGGAATAAAACGCGGCTCCAGGAAAAGCGCGAGCACTTCAGCCACAATTATCTTTTGGCTCTCGCAGCGCTGGGCATCATCCTCGTCTGCGGTTGGCTCATCGTCCGTGATCAGTCTTATGGTTTTGCTCTTGCGGGCCTCTTCGCTCTCGCCTGGCTTTGGCGGCAAAGAAAAATTCCAGCACCACACCCGCCCCTCCGCAGCGCGAAAATCCTGGTCGATCGTCCGGCTGGTCACGCCCCCTTCATTGATGCCACGGCCAGTCGTGAAGGTGCGCTCTTTGGTGACGTGCGGCATGATCCCTATCAATCCGGTGGCGGGGAAAGCCCTCCGCATGTGCTGGTCGAACCCGGCGCTGTGCATCGGGCGCATGGCGGCGTGCTCTATATAGATGAAATCGGAAACCTGCCGGTCGATGCTCAGAAACTTTTGCTCACGGCCATTCAGGATAGGGCCTTGCCCATCACCGGACGTCAAAGCGGATCGAGCGGCACACTTATCCGCAGTGAGCCGGTTCCCTGCAACTTTGTTCTGGTCGCAGCAGGCAATGGGGACTGTCTGAAAAACATCATACCGGCCTTGCGTTCCCGTATTCTGGGCTACGGCTTTGAAGTCCTGACCGCCAGCACCATGGCCGACACGCCTGAACATCGGCGTGATCTGGAACGCTTCGTGGCTCAGGAAGTCCGAAAGGACGGCCGCATTCCTCCCTTCACGCCCGAGGCCCTGACGGAAATTGTCGCAGAAGCCCGCCGGCGAGCCGCCACGAAAGGCCAGCTGACAACACGTTTGCGGGAATTGGGTGGACTCGTGCGCATAGCCGGAGATTTGGCCGTCGAGGAAGGCGAGGCCTGGGTTCATGCATCGCATGTGCGAAAAGCCCAGTCTTATGCTGCATCCATTGAAGAGCAGCAAACCATGCAGCGCATCGGGGACGCTTCTTTCAGTGGGTTGAAACCAGAGCTTCCTGCGCGTCGGGCGCACAACTTTTCTGTGACCCAGCCGTCGACGCTTGCGTCATTTCAAAACGCTGATCAATAA
- a CDS encoding response regulator transcription factor — MTEKVGKDSLFIAAIFVVIAIVILIDVINDLGAGGSLIHVGLEIGVVGLALMALSWIGIRSFRAMQDRIEVSQQRLQELEVEAARWREQVARLKPNLEDALTRQFATWKFTEAEEEIARLILKGLSNKEIAEVRASSEKTIKQHTTAIYRKSGLTSRSQIAAFFLEDLF; from the coding sequence ATGACAGAAAAAGTTGGAAAAGATTCTCTCTTCATCGCGGCCATCTTCGTTGTGATTGCGATAGTAATTCTCATTGATGTCATCAATGATCTTGGGGCCGGTGGAAGTCTCATTCATGTCGGGCTTGAAATAGGCGTCGTGGGTCTGGCTCTGATGGCGCTGAGCTGGATCGGGATTCGAAGTTTCCGGGCGATGCAGGATAGGATTGAGGTTTCTCAGCAGCGTCTTCAGGAACTGGAAGTCGAGGCCGCGCGATGGCGCGAGCAGGTGGCGCGTCTCAAGCCTAATTTGGAGGATGCCCTGACCAGGCAGTTCGCCACCTGGAAATTCACCGAGGCGGAAGAGGAGATCGCCCGGCTGATTCTGAAGGGACTTTCGAACAAGGAAATCGCCGAGGTGCGCGCGAGTTCCGAGAAAACGATCAAGCAGCATACGACGGCGATTTATAGGAAGAGTGGTTTGACCTCGCGGTCCCAGATCGCGGCTTTTTTCCTGGAAGACCTTTTTTAG